A region of Sugiyamaella lignohabitans strain CBS 10342 chromosome A, complete sequence DNA encodes the following proteins:
- the RIB5 gene encoding riboflavin synthase (Riboflavin synthase; catalyzes the last step of the riboflavin biosynthesis pathway; GO_component: GO:0005575 - cellular_component [Evidence ND]; GO_function: GO:0016491 - oxidoreductase activity [Evidence IEA]; GO_function: GO:0004746 - riboflavin synthase activity [Evidence IEA,IEA]; GO_function: GO:0004746 - riboflavin synthase activity [Evidence IDA,ISS] [PMID 7814407]; GO_function: GO:0016740 - transferase activity [Evidence IEA]; GO_process: GO:0055114 - oxidation-reduction process [Evidence IEA]; GO_process: GO:0009231 - riboflavin biosynthetic process [Evidence IEA,IEA,IEA]; GO_process: GO:0009231 - riboflavin biosynthetic process [Evidence IMP] [PMID 7814407]), whose amino-acid sequence MVLLVRPSGDAAAAAAAAAADDAATDDAANIVAAPAAVAGAPPDLPLTIPAVSEYNKLDSSESGGNGVSLTVSNASSILDDCHLGDSIAVNGVCLTVTEFNKDEFKIGIAPETLRRSNLGGLKTGDQVNLERAVAGHVRFGGHFVQGHVDTVGEIVSIVPDDNALTFTFRPRDLDVLKYVVEKGFIALDGTSLTVTAVDDVKGTFSVMLIAYTQSKVIIAKKKVGELVNIEVDFMGKLIEKQVSSLVEKQTNTHLEALVEKIVAAKLQKLSN is encoded by the exons atggtgctactggtgcgACCGTCtggagatgctgctgctgctgctgctgctgctgctgccgatGACGCTGCTACCGATGACGCTGCTAATATCGTTGcggctcctgctgctgttgctg gcgcacCCCCCGACCTGCCGCTAACCATTCCAGCTGTATCAGAGTACAATAAATTGGACTCGTCCGAGTCAGGAGGAAATGGAGTGTCGCTGACTGTGAGCAATGCCTCGAGTATTTTAGATGATTGCCATTTGGGTGACTCGATTGCAGTTAATGGCGTTTGTTTGACAGTGACGGAGTTTAATAAGGACGAGTTTAAGATCGGAATTGCTCCTGAGACGTTGCGAAGAAGTAATTTAGGCGGGTTGAAGACCGGCGACCAGGTTAATTTAGAACGTGCTGTGGCTGGCCATGTGCGGTTTGGTGGGCATTTTGTGCAAGGACATGTGGACACAGTTGGCGAGATTGTCAGTATTGTTCCTGACGACAATGCTTTGACGTTTACTTTTAGACCCCGAGATCTGGATGTGCTGAAATATGTTGTCGAGAAGGGGTTTATTGCGCTTGACGGTACTTCGTTGACGGTGACGGCTGTTGACGATGTTAAAGGTACCTTCTCGGTCATGCTGATTGCGTATACACAGAGTAAAGTGATtattgccaagaaaaaggtCGGCGAGCTCGTGAACATCGAGGTCGATTTCATGGGCAAGCTGATCGAGAAACAGGTGTCGTCGCTCGTCGAAAAACAAACTAACACCCACCTCGAGGCCCTCGTCGAGAAAATCGTCGCCGCGAAGCTACAGAAGCTCTCGAACTAA
- the SQT1 gene encoding Sqt1p (Protein involved in 60S ribosomal subunit assembly or modification; contains multiple WD repeats; interacts with Qsr1p in a two-hybrid assay; protein abundance increases in response to DNA replication stress; GO_component: GO:0005737 - cytoplasm [Evidence IDA] [PMID 11914276]; GO_component: GO:0005829 - cytosol [Evidence IDA] [PMID 9271392]; GO_component: GO:0022626 - cytosolic ribosome [Evidence IDA] [PMID 9271392]; GO_component: GO:0030687 - preribosome, large subunit precursor [Evidence IDA] [PMID 23212245]; GO_function: GO:0003674 - molecular_function [Evidence ND]; GO_process: GO:0000027 - ribosomal large subunit assembly [Evidence IGI,IMP] [PMID 9271392]) encodes MSHNSQLPEEDEAYIDSNEIGEEAAANEEDIDQPMSEDDEDDGQYDEENPEEGYGEGSQQDTIEIDMSNNSSTYFDSHSDSVYLIASHPMLPMVVSGGGDNMGYLWTTNAHPPKLVAHLSGHTESLVAGGFTFDGSYLVTGDMSGQIRVWKAAMRGQKWEFFGSVQEVEEIVWIRFHPKQNIFAAGASDGSVWCYSLEPTLENISVLHSHSMPTNNGLFVNTDDMDTLSLMTISDDATIVNWNVYTSAANYTLTPTDLKGEHPWVSITPSPSGRSVAVGSTDGTVLILGVERGNILSTVSGSTAEDLDLLDKSIEGMSWSDSANVLAVGNVNGEIQLYDVASWRVRRTLKLEDSVTKLEFVPGTPYLLSSGIDGSINKWDVRSGESKWEAKGHNAGVLGFAHQLNGARIISAGDEGVCLVFNDEPKPAAAPAGARPQQLLTN; translated from the coding sequence ATGTCGCACAACAGCCAGCTGCCAGAGGAGGACGAGGCCTATATCGACTCGAACGAGATCGGagaagaggctgctgccaatgaaGAGGATATCGACCAGCCCATGTCggaagacgacgaggatGATGGCCAGTACGACGAGGAGAATCCAGAAGAAGGGTACGGCGAGGGCAGTCAGCAGGACACTATTGAGATCGATATGTCCAACAACTCGAGCACGTATTTTGATTCACACTCGGACTCGGTCTACCTGATTGCATCGCATCCCATGTTGCCAATGGTTGTTTCGGGCGGCGGTGATAATATGGGTTATTTGTGGACCACTAATGCCCATCCTCCTAAACTTGTGGCCCATCTCAGTGGCCATACCGAGTCTTTAGTGGCTGGTGGGTTCACTTTCGACGGCAGTTATCTCGTTACTGGTGACATGTCGGGCCAGATCCGCGTGTGGAAAGCTGCTATGAGAGGCCAGAAATGGGAGTTTTTCGGCAGTGTACAGGAAGTCGAGGAGATTGTTTGGATCCGATTCCATCCTAAACAGAATATATTCGCCGCTGGCGCTTCGGACGGTTCTGTATGGTGTTACTCGCTCGAACCTACTTTGGAGAACATCTCTGTTTTGCATTCTCACAGCATGCCTACTAATAACGGGCTTTTCGTCAATACCGACGATATGGATACTTTATCGTTGATGACCATTTCTGACGATGCTACCATTGTCAATTGGAATGTATACACATCAGCTGCTAATTATACTCTTACACCCACAGATCTTAAGGGTGAACATCCATGGGTTTCTATTACTCCATCACCTTCTGGCAGATCGGTTGCTGTAGGATCTACTGATGGTACTGTGTTGATTCTGGGTGTCGAGCGTGGAAACATTCTTAGCACCGTGAGCGGATCTACTGCCGAGGACCTCGATCTGCTTGATAAGAGTATTGAGGGTATGTCGTGGTCCGATTCTGCCAATGTTCTTGCAGTTGGAAACGTGAATGGAGAAATCCAGTTGTACGATGTTGCATCCTGGAGAGTTCGTCGAACCCTTAAACTTGAGGATTCGGTCACGAAACTCGAGTTTGTTCCCGGAACACCCTATTTATTATCCAGTGGCATCGACGGCTCCATCAACAAATGGGACGTCCGCAGCGGAGAAAGCAAATGGGAGGCCAAGGGCCACAACGCCGGTGTCCTCGGCTTCGCACACCAACTCAACGGCGCCCGCATCATCTCTGCTGGCGACGAGGGCGTCTGTCTCGTATTCAACGACGAGCCTAAGCCCgccgctgctcctgccgGTGCCAGACCCCAGCAGCTCTTAACTAACTAA